The following proteins are co-located in the Chlamydiota bacterium genome:
- a CDS encoding HAMP domain-containing protein — protein sequence MRLSYRASLYASFLVTVAVPILLSFALFQTFLKRTAQSEFHSQAERVARGVTEELTRRSDSLLRLAEVYSADQRIAAAVADRNRGALMERLAELYRYSNLDLLEVGDSSGHVLAKAHRPQEHGESKSSQLIIRNALEGRQDADIEYGASGIALRAVAPIQAVRGASAGTLMTGVLLNRDFLDIYKTITGFDIAFFERGTLIASTSPRALQVTTDFPHAVSRDGARLTGTVFALHGEEMWGVSNPLYHRNGSFFGSILLWRERAAVLKPLRANQLIVTFSFLVTCAFAFLLAVSLSRSFSSPLKRMLTVIDRVSKGEMDAEIPNLRWDEFQELSRHFKSMVSELKKSQDKIMRTQQQLIVAAKFAILGQVTAELAHEVRNPLNSMEITLRLLREEVGDAALAPPGIIEKIECVHSEIKRLDQTIRDFVEAGGSLVLKKTRSDLAEEIRAVLALAAPQVEMLGIWIELDLETGLHAEVDPNRFRQALLNLLLNACQSMKPGGKLAIAGSRSGDRVVIAVRDTGVGMGAEERARLFDFPFTTKPGGTGCGLSSVMRIVQAHAGDFDIESEEGVGTTVRISLPAYREGGNV from the coding sequence ATGCGTCTAAGTTACCGCGCCAGTCTGTATGCGAGCTTCCTCGTCACCGTCGCCGTCCCCATTCTCCTCTCGTTCGCGCTCTTCCAGACGTTCCTAAAAAGGACGGCGCAGAGTGAATTCCATTCCCAGGCGGAACGCGTTGCCCGCGGAGTGACGGAGGAGTTGACGCGCAGATCGGACAGTCTCCTCCGACTGGCCGAGGTCTACTCGGCGGACCAACGCATCGCCGCGGCGGTTGCTGATCGGAACCGCGGCGCTCTGATGGAGCGCCTCGCCGAACTCTATCGGTATTCAAACCTGGACCTGCTCGAGGTGGGAGATTCCAGCGGGCACGTCCTGGCCAAGGCCCACCGCCCCCAGGAGCACGGGGAATCCAAATCATCGCAACTCATCATACGGAACGCGCTGGAAGGCAGGCAGGACGCGGACATCGAGTATGGCGCATCCGGGATCGCCCTGCGGGCGGTCGCCCCGATCCAGGCTGTCCGAGGCGCATCCGCGGGCACATTGATGACGGGGGTCCTACTGAACAGGGATTTCTTGGACATCTACAAGACGATCACGGGCTTCGACATCGCGTTCTTCGAGAGAGGCACCCTCATCGCCAGCACATCTCCCCGCGCCCTGCAGGTGACCACTGACTTCCCGCACGCCGTCTCGAGGGACGGCGCCCGGCTGACGGGGACAGTCTTCGCCCTGCACGGCGAGGAGATGTGGGGGGTCTCCAATCCGCTCTACCATCGGAACGGCTCCTTCTTCGGGAGCATCCTCCTCTGGAGAGAAAGGGCCGCCGTCCTGAAGCCCCTGCGGGCCAATCAGCTCATCGTCACATTCTCCTTCCTCGTAACGTGCGCCTTCGCCTTTCTTCTGGCCGTATCCCTGAGCAGAAGCTTCTCCTCCCCCCTGAAGAGGATGCTTACGGTCATAGACCGCGTCTCCAAAGGCGAGATGGACGCGGAGATACCCAACCTCCGCTGGGATGAGTTCCAGGAGCTCTCGCGGCATTTCAAGAGCATGGTGTCCGAACTCAAGAAATCGCAGGACAAGATCATGCGGACGCAGCAGCAGCTCATCGTCGCGGCGAAATTCGCCATCCTCGGGCAGGTGACCGCCGAACTCGCGCACGAGGTGCGGAACCCCCTCAACTCGATGGAGATCACGCTCCGCCTGCTCAGGGAGGAGGTCGGAGATGCGGCCTTAGCCCCCCCCGGTATCATCGAGAAGATTGAGTGCGTCCACTCGGAGATCAAGCGGCTCGATCAGACCATACGGGACTTCGTGGAGGCGGGGGGCAGCCTCGTCCTGAAGAAGACCAGATCGGACCTCGCGGAGGAGATCCGCGCGGTGCTCGCGCTCGCCGCGCCCCAGGTGGAGATGCTGGGGATATGGATCGAACTCGACCTGGAGACCGGGCTGCATGCGGAGGTCGACCCGAACCGGTTCCGCCAGGCCCTGCTTAACCTGCTGCTGAACGCGTGCCAGTCGATGAAACCGGGGGGCAAACTCGCCATCGCGGGCTCGCGCAGCGGGGACCGCGTGGTCATCGCCGTGCGCGACACCGGCGTCGGGATGGGCGCGGAGGAGCGGGCGCGCCTCTTCGACTTTCCGTTCACGACCAAGCCCGGGGGGACGGGCTGCGGCCTCTCCTCCGTGATGCGGATCGTCCAGGCGCACGCCGGCGATTTCGACATCGAATCCGAGGAAGGGGTGGGAACGACCGTGAGGATTTCCCTACCGGCGTACCGCGAGGGGGGGAACGTGTGA